TCCACCCAGTGTTCCTTGGGTTCGTTGCGGTCAAAGCTCTGGTAGGCGATGCGGACCACTTCCAGGTTTTTGATGGCGTCCACGATATCAGGGATAAACTGGGCGCCCTTGTATTGCGTAGTGCGGGTGAATTTGATCAGCCCTTTATGTTGCAGGGCTTCCCGGTTCATTTTGAGGCTCGCGGCTATTTTGAGGATAGCGTCTTCAAACTGCTGCACAACCGGCAGGCTGCGGAATTGTTCGAGTATGCCGATAGCAATTTCCAGTCCCTGTAAGTCAGCTTCCTCAATGGGAATATTGCTGATGGAGAAGGAATCGTCCGCATAGCGGTAGGTACGGCTGCTGCGGTCATACACGATAGGCGCCATGTAATTGAGCTCCGGGTCCTGGCGCATGTCCTGAATATCTTTCTGAATGGTGCGGGTAGAGATGGCCGCGTCCATTTTTTCCGATACATATTCAATCAGGTTTTCCAGGGTAGGTTTTGGCAGCCTTTTATTGCGCAAACGCTCGTCTATCCAGCGATAGCGCGAAACTGCGTCCTTGTTTTTTGGCACAAGCGTAAAATTTAGGCTTAAAAATAAGCATTTCCGGGCTTTAGGGGAAAATGACAAAAAAAATTTCACACGTTGTTGTCACTACGCAAATCCCTTGCGTGCGGAGGAGGTAGCTTTGTATTGTTATCAAAAGCTGATAGTTATGAGTAAAGCACATACAACGACAGCAACTATGCAAATGCAGGCCATTTCAGTTGGCCAGATCATTATGGACGATTCCAACTATCTGACATTATGGGGCCATGTGCAGCAGGATGGCGTGTGGTATCCTTGTGATCTTGTAACTACTTATGAAGTAATGAATACAATGTTAAGGTACAGCCACGAAAAAAATGATGCGGTACAAATGACCATTGTAAGAAAGTTGGAAGCGATGCACCATGTGCCTGAACTGATTGATCTGGAAGAAGAAATGGGTGGCGCAGTGGTTTTTGATAACATGGTTTTTTTCCTGAGCAGGCCGGAACACCATGAATGGGAGATCTGTGCGGACGATGCCTGTTATTTTATTCAGAAAGTGGTGGCAATGCCGGTAACGCCTCCCATACCGCCAGCGCGGGCTGCGTTGACGGAAAAAATGGAGGAATGCCTGCAGACACTGCGCAACAAGTATGACCTGTACCTTGGATTTATTGAAATAGACCTGGAAGATGAAGCTGCCCGCGTAAAAGCCGGCCTGACCGATGATCTCAGTTTCAGTACCGCCTATTATGCCTGGCAGCTACATCTTTCAAATCCATCTTGATTGAAAACCCTGTTTTTCGTCCGGATGTTTGTAACCCCGTCGTCCATTGTCCCTTAACCCGTGAAGTATCCTTGTTTGTTAGTTCCATTTTTTTACAAATCCCGTTGATTGAATCCAGTTTGTTTGCCCCTGTTTGTTAGCCTCAAAACCCTATTTATGACCTAGCCATCATTGTTGAGCTTAACCCCTGGTTCATCTGTTGTGACCCTGAAGAGGCAGGCTGCCAGCGCAGCCTGCCACAAAAACTACCCTGCCGGTTCCCTATTAGCTGCCTTCCTGGTTTTCACGCCAGGAGGGTGCCCGGTCGGTGGTATCTGTATTAGAATCGTATTAAAAATTCCCTGTAATCGGGCCGGCTTTATCCGGTTCTCAAAAAAAAGCAGATAAAAAGAGAAAAAGTTCCTTTAAAGTCTATAATTTTTGTAGGAAAATGCTATTTTTGGTCAAGTAAATTGTGAAACTATGAGTTTAAGACTGGGCGATACTGCTCCCAATTTCAAAGCTAAGACCACAATAGGAGAAATAGATTTCTACGAATATCTCGGCGACAGCTGGGGCGTTCTGTTCTCTCATCCTGCTGATTTTACCCCCGTTTGTACAACTGAGCTCGGTAAAACCGCGCTCCTGAATGGCGAATTCGCCAAAAGGAACGTTAAAGTGCTGGCACTCAGTGTAGATCCGCTTGATAAACACCTGAGCTGGATAGGAGATATTAACGAAACGCAACATTGTGACGTAACTTTTCCTATTATTGCAGATGAAGATAAAACAGTGGCCAACCTTTACGGCATGATCCACCCGAACGCTTCAGAAACATTTACCGTAAGATCTCTGTTTATCATTGGTCCCGATAAAAAAGTAAAACTGACGATCACCTACCCGGCCTCTACCGGCAGGAACTTCAACGAAGTTTTACGCGTAATCGACTCCCTGCAGCTGACCGCTAAATACAGCGTAGCTACACCAGCCGACTGGAAAGATGGAGAAGATGTTATTGTTACGGCGGCAGTGCCCACCGCAGAAATTCCGGAACGTTTCCCGAAAGGCCATAAAATCATCAAGCCTTATCTGAGAACAACACCACAGCCTAACAAATAAAAAACGAACACAAGGAAGCCGAACTATCACACAACCAGGTACCGGCTTTTCACTATAAGAGTTTTTAATGGTTGGTTTTTGATTTTTACGAAGCGGGGATTTTTCCCCGTTTTTTTATTTTCATATTTTCGCATTTAAAAATTTTGTTATTTGTTTGGGTGCTTACATGGTAAAGGTTGACAAGGGAAATAGACATCTCATGACACCTGCACAAAATAAAAAAGCCCGCCGGCATATGCCAACGGGCCAGTATTAAACCAAAACTATTTATATCTTCTTCTGTAACAACATCCTCAGCTGTTCCCTTCCATATCTAAATACTAAAATGTTATCGGTGTTTCCTGAGTTGGTTCACCACAGCATGGATATCTTTGGGCAACGGCGCCTCTATGGTATACGTTTTACCGGAAGGGTCCTTGAAAACCAGCATGGCTGCATGCAGCGCCAGTCTGGACAGCAGCGGTCTTTCTTCTTCGGTATGTTTGCCCAGTTTGAATTTTTTCTTAATAGAAGACAATAACACCGGCTGGGGACTGCCATACAATTCATCTACCGCAATCGGGTGACCGAGATGTTTCATATGCACCCTGATCTGGTGAGTACGACCGGTATGTATCCGCCATCTTACCAGACTGTAGAGGCCAAAGGATTCCAACACTTCATAGTCAGTGAGGGAAGCTTTGCCCTTACGGTTGGTCACCATCTTGCCTTTCTGCACCGGATGCTCCATAATGCCTTCGTTGATAGAACCTTTTTCCGGCATGGGCACGCCATGTACCAGGCCGAGGTAATATTTCTCCACATCACGGCTTTCAAACAGCTGGGAGAAATACTTATGGGCCGCTTCATTGCGGGCAAACAAAATGATGCCACTGGTGTCGCGGTCCAGGCGGTGAACGGTAAATATTTCCCCATAAGCCTTCTTCATGACGGCTATCAGGGACGTCAGTTCGTTATCGTGCCGGTCCGGCAGCGTAAGCATGCCGGAAGGCTTATTAACAACAACAAAATCAGGAGTCTCCAGTAAAATATGCTCTTCTAATCGCACCAGTTATTTTTTAAAATGTTTCAGCAGGATCACTTCTTTTTCATTGAGATAACGCCATTGGCCACGGTTGAGCGTCTTCTTGGTGAGGCCGGCATACATCACGCGGTCCAGCTTTTCCACATTGTAGGAAAGGTGCTCAAAAATACGGCGCACGATACGGTTTTTGCCGCTATGGATCTCAATACCAATCTGCTTTTTGTCCTTGGGATCTACATAACCTAACGCATCTACGAAGGCTACGCCATCTTCCAGGGTAAGACCGGCAATGATCTGTTCAAAATCATTTTTGGTAAGCGGTTTGTCGAGCTCTACCTGGTATATTTTTTTGATGTTGTGTTTAGGATGTGCCAATGTCTGCGCCAGTTCACCATCGTTGGTGAGCAACAGCAATCCGGAGGTGTTGCGGTCAAGACGGCCTACAGGATATACCCTTTCTTCACCGGTTGCGTCTTTGATCAGGTCCATCACGGTTTTGCGGCCTTCGGGGTCATCAGTGGTGGTGATAAAACCCTTGGGCTTGTTGAGCAGGATATACAGCAGGTTTTTAGTCAGGTTGATTTTTTTATCGGCCAGTGTAACGGTGTCTGCACCAGTGACTTTAGTAGCAGGTTCTGTCACTACCGTACCGTTGACGGTCACTTTACCTTCTTTGATAAAGTCGACTGCCTTGCGGCGGGAGCACAGTCCACAGTGAGCAATGTATTTGTTCAGCGGCATTTCGCCCGGAGCGAAAGCGCTTTCCTTGCTTTCCCTGGCTTCTTTTTTATGGCCGGAAGCGCTCTGGTTACCAGTGCCGGAGGCCCTGGAAGCCATGCGTCTTTCCTGTTTTTCGGTAAACCGGTCGTTGGTGCGGTCAAAGAATTTTTTGCGGTTAAAGCCGCTGGGTGTTTCCTTTTTGGGACCACCTTTTGAATCATTGAAATCTCCGTGGAAGGAGCTTTCATCTTTGCGGGCGTAGTTGTCGGTTTTTTTGCCGAAAGGTTTTTTGTCGCCGTAAGTGCGTTTACGGGAGGCCGGTTTTTCGTCGTTGTTACGGTCGTCGCTGGCAAATCCTTTGCGTACGGGTTGTTTGCCATCACCGAAGGCGCGCTTGCGGGGAGTATTTTCTTCCCTGGAGGAATCTTTATCACCAAAGCTGCGCTTACGGAAAGCGGGTTTATCTTCTTTGGAGGAATCTTTATCACCAAAGCTGCGTTTACGGAAAGCGGGTTTATCTTCTTTGGAGAAATCGTTGTCACCAAAGCTGCGCTTACGGAAAGCAGGTTTATCTTCTTTGGAAAAATCTTTATCGCCAAAGCTGCGTTTGCGGGGAGTTTTATCTTCTTTGGAGAAATCCTTATCACCAAAGCTGCGCTTGCGGAAAGGCTGTTCGCTGTTATCGGACGTGCGTTTGCGGAAGCCGGCGGTGCCGTCATTGCTGTAGGTACGTTTACGTTGAACAGGTGCTTCTCCTGCGTTGTCTTTTGCAGATGCTCTTCCAGGCCTTTCACCATCAAAGGAGGAGCGGTTGCGGTTGCCTGCTGCCGGTTTGTCTGTGTTGTCCGTTTTTCTTCCTTTAAAAGGAGCCGGGCCCTTCTTAGCAGGTTGTTTCTTCTTCATAAATTATTATTAATTGATGGTCATGCGTACATGACCCATAGTGTTTTTATTGTGCTGATTAACCTTTATTGGCCAGCTGTCCGCAGGCGGCATCGATGTCTTTACCACGGCTCCGGCGCAACCTTGCATTCACACGGTTTTTAGCGAGATAGTCCATGAAGTCCTCAGCGGTTTCAGCATCAGGCTTCTGGAAGCGGGCGTTGTCAATCGGGTTGTATTCGATAATGTTCACCAGGTCGGCAGGTACCTGACGATAGATTTTTATCAGTTCGTCGGCGTCCTGTTTGGAGTCATTGAAATCCCGGAAGAGGATATATTCAAATGAGATCTCGTTGCCGGTGGCCTTATAGAAGTGATTCAATGCCGCGATCAATTCCTTCAGGTTGTTGGAATCGTTGATAGGCATGATTTCGCTGCGTTTTTTGTCGTTGGCGGCGTGTAAAGACAGGGCGAGGTTAAAGCGCACCTGGTCATCTCCCAGCTGGCGGATCATTTTAGCAACGCCGGCAGTAGATACGGTGACCCGTTTAGGGGACATGCCCAGGCCGTCAGGAGCAGTGATCCGCTCGATGGACTGCAACACATTTTTGTAGTTGAGCAAAGGTTCTCCCATGCCCATGAATACGATGTTGGTCAGTTTCTTTCCGTTGTGCTCCAGGGCTTGCTGATTGATCAGCGCCACTTCATCGTATATTTCGTCAAAATCCAGGTTACGCTTGCGGTCCATGTAACCGGTAGCACAGAACTTACAGCTGAGACTGCAGCCTACCTGTGAAGATACACAGGCAGTTTGACGGGTATCAGTGGGAATAAGCACCCCTTCCACCAGGTGATTGTCGTGTAAACGGAAACGGCTTTTGATAGTGCCGTCGTTGCTGTGCTGTGTGGCGTCCACCTTTACGGCAGGCAGCACAAAATTTTCCTCCAGTTTGTGACGGAGGTCTTTAGACAGGTTTGTCATCGCTTCAAAGCTGGTAGCATGGCGCAACCAGAGCCATTCATACACCTGTTTCGCACGGAAGGCCTTTTCATCAATAGACCCAAAATATTCTTGTAATGCTGGCAGACTTAAGTGCCGGATATTTTTCTTGTCAGACTTCATTATTGACCGTTATATGAGCAAATGGCTGCCTTACGGCAGTCGGAAAGCATCTGCAAAGATAGGTAAAATAGCAGTTGGCCCCGCAGTTATCATCTTTTAGCTTGATAATCAATTCAAAAGAAATTAATTGTCTTACAATATTTTGATAATCATTATTTTAAATATGTAAATGGATTTATGGGAGGGGCACCGGACTACCAGAAAACAGGAAAAAGCCGGTCGCCGGCAACGGAGCCGGGGAAAAAGTGGCAGCGGGAAAAAAGAGTTTTATATTGCAGATAACAACAAAATCAACAAAATCAACATGCAAGTCGCTTACATTGTAGACGCAGTACGTACGCCCATAGGCCGCTATGGTGGCCTGCTGAGTACCGTCCGCCCGGACGATATGCTGGCCCATGTACTGAAAGCCCTGATAGACAGGAACCCTTCCATAGACCCGGCAGCCATTGAAGATGTAATTGCCGGCGCTGCCAACCAGGCTGGTGAAGACAACCGCGACGTGGCCAGGATGGCCGCACTGCTGGCCGGTTTACCGGTAACGGTGGGCGGCAATACGGTGAACCGCCTCTGTTCTTCCGGCCTGCAGGCCATTATGGACGCTTCCCGCGCCATCATGTGCGGCGACGGTGAGATATACCTGGCAGGCGGCGTGGAAAGCATGACCCGCGCGCCTTTTGTCATGAGCAAGGCCGACGGCCCCTTCAGCCGCAAAGCAGAAATCTTTGATACGACCATTGGATGGCGTTTTACCAATCCGCAGCTGGCGGCCATGCATCATCCCTATTCCATGGGAGAGACCGCCGAAAATGTGGCGCGCCAGTGGCAGATAGGACGGGAAGAGCAGGACCGTTTTGCCCTGCGCAGCCAGCAGCTGTACGCTGAAGCGGAGAAAGCCGGCCGCTGGAAGGATGAACTGATACCAATTACCGCTGCGTCCGGCAAGGAGCAGGTGCTGGTTTCACGGGACGAACATCCCCGGGAAACAACGCTGGAGAAACTGGCCAGCCTGCGTCCGGCATTTGCGAAAGACGGTTCGGTGACAGCCGGTAATTCTTCCGGCATCAATGATGGCGCCGCCGCAGTGATGATCGTCTCGGAGAATGCCCTGCAGCGTTTTAACCTGAAGCCGCTGGCGATGGTACGCGCCATGGCCGTGGCGGGCGTAGACCCTGCCATTATGGGCATCGGGCCGGTGCCGGCTACCCAAAAGGCTTTGCAGCGTGCCGGCCTTACCATAGACCAGCTGCAGCTGGCCGAATTTAATGAAGCCTTTGCGGTACAGGCGCTGGCCTGTATGCGCGACCTGGGGATCAACCCCGATATGGTGAATGTGAATGGAGGCGCCATCGCGATAGGCCACCCGCTGGGATGCAGCGGCGCCCGCATTACCACTACACTGTTACATGAAATGAAACGGCGGCCGGAAGCACGCTACGGCCTCGCTACCATGTGTGTGGGCGTAGGTCAGGGTGCTGCGATGATCTTTGAAAAGTGTTGAGGACTTGCCTAAAAATAACGAGCGGTCGG
The Chitinophaga varians genome window above contains:
- a CDS encoding helix-turn-helix transcriptional regulator — encoded protein: MPKNKDAVSRYRWIDERLRNKRLPKPTLENLIEYVSEKMDAAISTRTIQKDIQDMRQDPELNYMAPIVYDRSSRTYRYADDSFSISNIPIEEADLQGLEIAIGILEQFRSLPVVQQFEDAILKIAASLKMNREALQHKGLIKFTRTTQYKGAQFIPDIVDAIKNLEVVRIAYQSFDRNEPKEHWVEPYHLREYQHRFYLIGKSQQTRGGAVITFALDRVVNLWPTMKHFDEKNFDDASYFQHAIGITVHEGEPEKVVLSFSPRQGNYIKSQPIHSSQQVLADNSKECRIALQVVINPELTMLLLSYGAQVKVLEPQHLADKLATEAKEMIKLYK
- a CDS encoding peroxiredoxin; this translates as MSLRLGDTAPNFKAKTTIGEIDFYEYLGDSWGVLFSHPADFTPVCTTELGKTALLNGEFAKRNVKVLALSVDPLDKHLSWIGDINETQHCDVTFPIIADEDKTVANLYGMIHPNASETFTVRSLFIIGPDKKVKLTITYPASTGRNFNEVLRVIDSLQLTAKYSVATPADWKDGEDVIVTAAVPTAEIPERFPKGHKIIKPYLRTTPQPNK
- a CDS encoding RluA family pseudouridine synthase; amino-acid sequence: MRLEEHILLETPDFVVVNKPSGMLTLPDRHDNELTSLIAVMKKAYGEIFTVHRLDRDTSGIILFARNEAAHKYFSQLFESRDVEKYYLGLVHGVPMPEKGSINEGIMEHPVQKGKMVTNRKGKASLTDYEVLESFGLYSLVRWRIHTGRTHQIRVHMKHLGHPIAVDELYGSPQPVLLSSIKKKFKLGKHTEEERPLLSRLALHAAMLVFKDPSGKTYTIEAPLPKDIHAVVNQLRKHR
- a CDS encoding pseudouridine synthase, translated to MKKKQPAKKGPAPFKGRKTDNTDKPAAGNRNRSSFDGERPGRASAKDNAGEAPVQRKRTYSNDGTAGFRKRTSDNSEQPFRKRSFGDKDFSKEDKTPRKRSFGDKDFSKEDKPAFRKRSFGDNDFSKEDKPAFRKRSFGDKDSSKEDKPAFRKRSFGDKDSSREENTPRKRAFGDGKQPVRKGFASDDRNNDEKPASRKRTYGDKKPFGKKTDNYARKDESSFHGDFNDSKGGPKKETPSGFNRKKFFDRTNDRFTEKQERRMASRASGTGNQSASGHKKEARESKESAFAPGEMPLNKYIAHCGLCSRRKAVDFIKEGKVTVNGTVVTEPATKVTGADTVTLADKKINLTKNLLYILLNKPKGFITTTDDPEGRKTVMDLIKDATGEERVYPVGRLDRNTSGLLLLTNDGELAQTLAHPKHNIKKIYQVELDKPLTKNDFEQIIAGLTLEDGVAFVDALGYVDPKDKKQIGIEIHSGKNRIVRRIFEHLSYNVEKLDRVMYAGLTKKTLNRGQWRYLNEKEVILLKHFKK
- the rlmN gene encoding 23S rRNA (adenine(2503)-C(2))-methyltransferase RlmN, which translates into the protein MKSDKKNIRHLSLPALQEYFGSIDEKAFRAKQVYEWLWLRHATSFEAMTNLSKDLRHKLEENFVLPAVKVDATQHSNDGTIKSRFRLHDNHLVEGVLIPTDTRQTACVSSQVGCSLSCKFCATGYMDRKRNLDFDEIYDEVALINQQALEHNGKKLTNIVFMGMGEPLLNYKNVLQSIERITAPDGLGMSPKRVTVSTAGVAKMIRQLGDDQVRFNLALSLHAANDKKRSEIMPINDSNNLKELIAALNHFYKATGNEISFEYILFRDFNDSKQDADELIKIYRQVPADLVNIIEYNPIDNARFQKPDAETAEDFMDYLAKNRVNARLRRSRGKDIDAACGQLANKG
- a CDS encoding acetyl-CoA C-acyltransferase; this encodes MDLWEGHRTTRKQEKAGRRQRSRGKSGSGKKEFYIADNNKINKINMQVAYIVDAVRTPIGRYGGLLSTVRPDDMLAHVLKALIDRNPSIDPAAIEDVIAGAANQAGEDNRDVARMAALLAGLPVTVGGNTVNRLCSSGLQAIMDASRAIMCGDGEIYLAGGVESMTRAPFVMSKADGPFSRKAEIFDTTIGWRFTNPQLAAMHHPYSMGETAENVARQWQIGREEQDRFALRSQQLYAEAEKAGRWKDELIPITAASGKEQVLVSRDEHPRETTLEKLASLRPAFAKDGSVTAGNSSGINDGAAAVMIVSENALQRFNLKPLAMVRAMAVAGVDPAIMGIGPVPATQKALQRAGLTIDQLQLAEFNEAFAVQALACMRDLGINPDMVNVNGGAIAIGHPLGCSGARITTTLLHEMKRRPEARYGLATMCVGVGQGAAMIFEKC